In one Methylocaldum szegediense genomic region, the following are encoded:
- a CDS encoding DUF6316 family protein: MFRADRVFWERNNVTGQTEWFFLTREGVKGPYQSEALARKALDEFKEQCIRAGNNAARTSDWNSHFELVRDGAGWTLRKVVPAESK, from the coding sequence ATGTTTAGAGCTGATCGTGTTTTCTGGGAGCGTAATAATGTAACGGGACAAACTGAATGGTTTTTTCTGACTCGGGAAGGCGTTAAGGGACCCTATCAATCGGAGGCACTTGCGCGAAAGGCGCTCGATGAGTTTAAAGAGCAATGCATACGCGCCGGAAACAATGCCGCCAGAACTTCCGATTGGAACAGTCATTTTGAACTTGTTCGAGACGGGGCCGGTTGGACGCTGCGGAAAGTCGTTCCCGCCGAGTCGAAGTAA
- a CDS encoding CpsD/CapB family tyrosine-protein kinase, whose amino-acid sequence MESISRAFGHHQDSALASPQTAKADLVSLENIQYTQTRTVALSREFLRRQRVIAGYNPCAFVDAYKILRTRVLHKMREHGWNTLAITSPSAGCGKSLTAINLALSIALEVHQSALLADANLRDPAVHRYLGIDPTVGFADHLIDNVPLSKILINPKGISRFVVLPGKRPVFNSSELIASPKMAHLVQELKHRYASRFIIFDLPHLGTADALSFMTHVDAAVLVVEEGKTTQQELSRAIAVLEGTPLVGLVLNKAENDAVG is encoded by the coding sequence ATGGAAAGCATCAGCAGAGCATTTGGACATCATCAGGATTCCGCACTAGCGAGCCCGCAGACCGCCAAGGCGGACCTGGTTTCATTGGAAAACATCCAGTACACCCAGACCAGAACCGTGGCCCTGTCGAGGGAATTCCTGCGCCGACAACGGGTCATCGCCGGGTACAATCCCTGCGCCTTCGTGGACGCGTACAAAATCCTGCGTACCCGTGTCTTGCACAAAATGCGCGAACACGGCTGGAATACCCTGGCTATCACCAGCCCCAGCGCAGGCTGCGGAAAAAGCCTCACTGCTATCAATCTCGCACTGAGCATCGCGCTCGAGGTCCACCAGTCCGCTCTTCTCGCCGATGCCAACCTCAGAGATCCTGCCGTGCATCGTTATCTGGGCATTGATCCGACCGTAGGCTTCGCCGACCATCTGATCGACAATGTTCCCCTGTCAAAAATTCTCATCAATCCCAAAGGCATTAGTCGTTTTGTCGTACTGCCCGGAAAACGGCCGGTATTCAATTCTTCGGAACTCATCGCGTCGCCCAAGATGGCCCATCTGGTGCAAGAATTGAAACACCGCTACGCCTCCCGGTTCATCATATTCGACCTGCCTCACTTGGGAACAGCGGATGCGCTGTCTTTCATGACTCATGTCGATGCCGCGGTATTAGTCGTCGAAGAAGGAAAAACGACTCAACAAGAACTATCCCGAGCCATAGCAGTCCTGGAAGGGACGCCTTTGGTCGGTCTGGTATTGAATAAAGCGGAAAACGACGCGGTGGGATAG
- a CDS encoding GumC family protein: MEEKGLHDYIAAFKRRKHQFAAILGGILFLSLLLAVLLPPTYRSSATILIEEQEIPSDLVRSTITTYATQRLQMIGQRVMTRANLNKIIEKFDLYADERQRLTEEEIIERMRADIALETISADIIDPRTGRPSTVTIAFTLSYDSRDPELAQRVANEITSLYLEENLKTRAQRTAETSDFLEEEARRMGEHVSALERKLAEFKEQNLNSLPEQKQINIDLMDRSERELMQIDNEIRSLEDRKFYLDGQLAQIKPDVPVISSTGERILSPEERLKSLKAEYLAMASRYSDKHPDVVKTRLEINSLKLDAGNPESGLELAKRITQLDGQLASLRERYSENHPDIINLRKQISALDAELKKIQTTRTIREMTSGQPENPAYITLQAQREGVIQDLRTLRKRREEVRAKLREYEKRLLQTPKVERQYLELVRDYENATTRYRELKAKAMEAEVAEQLERKSKGERFSIIEPPLVPEQPLKPNRPAIAFLGMVLAMAGGFGYVLLTENLDQTVRGMKQIAVLAGTAPVAVIPYLQTDEEISQQHKIRTVSVLAGLGLILLVLALVHWFWIPLDVLWFRGLRKMDTL, translated from the coding sequence ATGGAAGAGAAAGGACTTCACGACTATATTGCTGCGTTCAAGCGCCGCAAACATCAATTTGCAGCGATTCTAGGGGGCATCTTGTTTTTGAGCCTCTTGCTCGCCGTGCTGCTGCCGCCGACCTATCGATCCAGCGCAACCATTTTGATTGAAGAGCAGGAAATACCGTCCGACCTGGTACGCTCGACCATCACGACCTATGCCACGCAACGCTTGCAAATGATCGGTCAGCGAGTCATGACGAGGGCCAACTTGAACAAGATCATCGAGAAATTCGATTTGTACGCCGACGAACGCCAGCGGCTCACGGAAGAGGAAATCATTGAACGCATGCGTGCCGATATCGCTCTGGAAACGATCAGCGCCGATATCATCGATCCACGTACCGGCAGGCCGTCCACAGTCACCATCGCGTTTACATTGTCCTATGACAGCCGTGATCCAGAGCTTGCCCAGCGCGTCGCCAACGAAATCACTTCGCTTTATCTGGAGGAAAACCTCAAGACCCGCGCGCAAAGAACCGCTGAAACTTCGGATTTCCTCGAGGAGGAGGCTAGACGGATGGGCGAGCATGTTTCCGCCCTGGAGAGAAAGCTCGCCGAATTCAAGGAGCAGAACCTGAATAGCCTGCCTGAGCAAAAACAGATCAATATTGATCTCATGGACCGCAGCGAGCGCGAGCTGATGCAGATCGACAACGAAATCCGTTCCTTGGAGGACCGCAAGTTCTATTTGGACGGGCAATTGGCCCAAATCAAGCCTGATGTTCCCGTGATCTCTTCGACCGGAGAACGCATTCTGAGTCCCGAGGAACGCCTCAAGAGTCTTAAGGCCGAGTATTTGGCCATGGCCAGCCGCTATTCGGACAAGCACCCCGATGTTGTCAAGACGCGTCTCGAAATCAATTCGCTAAAACTGGATGCGGGAAACCCCGAAAGTGGCTTGGAACTGGCCAAGCGTATCACCCAACTGGACGGCCAATTGGCATCGCTCAGGGAACGATACTCCGAAAATCATCCAGATATCATTAATTTGCGAAAGCAGATTTCCGCACTGGATGCGGAACTGAAAAAGATTCAAACGACTCGCACGATCAGAGAGATGACCTCGGGGCAGCCTGAGAATCCCGCCTACATCACGCTGCAAGCGCAACGCGAAGGTGTCATTCAGGATTTGCGAACTCTGCGGAAGCGGCGAGAGGAGGTCAGGGCAAAACTCCGTGAGTATGAAAAACGCCTATTGCAAACTCCTAAAGTGGAACGGCAATATCTGGAACTGGTGAGGGATTACGAAAACGCGACCACCCGTTACCGCGAGCTGAAGGCTAAAGCAATGGAAGCGGAAGTGGCCGAGCAACTCGAAAGGAAAAGCAAGGGCGAGCGGTTTTCTATTATTGAGCCTCCGCTAGTGCCAGAACAACCGCTCAAGCCGAACCGGCCTGCGATTGCGTTTCTCGGCATGGTGCTGGCGATGGCTGGCGGATTCGGATATGTGCTGCTGACGGAAAATTTGGACCAAACCGTACGCGGAATGAAGCAGATAGCCGTATTGGCGGGCACGGCACCCGTCGCCGTGATACCTTACCTGCAAACCGACGAAGAGATTTCACAGCAACACAAAATCAGAACCGTTAGCGTGCTGGCGGGTTTGGGACTCATCTTGCTTGTTCTGGCGCTTGTCCATTGGTTTTGGATACCGCTGGATGTGTTATGGTTTAGAGGCTTACGCAAAATGGATACGCTTTAA
- a CDS encoding porin family protein: MPEAKPVGAADNQRRANARRCIAWGVGLLIASDSGAVEYTFQADANVGQEYNTNLFLTPGPHTDVWGTRLGLNTRFSAAEETWKLDGNIRLDNYFYNQKGLDSLNQFVSLTGSYFVTERSQFALRGDYIRDSTRASFVETDDLIFEQVRRNRQTLNPSWTYDLSERTRLSLNYQFQNTDYRNKANTFFPDYQSHSGSVVLIHDYSERLTMNGSVSYTRYSAVGSTIFIPGHLDFGPFRIPGNYENRADEIEIDYATAIAGFSYAIDETFDVSFATGAQYNKTEAVFQTIFRDSRGEPILDNFDHVDSSFVTYVIDLNATKRFDADELNLHYAHTVSPSLYGNLVEADTVTFTGKHKFKPTVSGLAQFSYVDRKTADQRNITLNRQLFRARGELSWNWTENWSFSMSYQYGRQEIDIVSDIPESHAAYLTIRYQWDKQKY; encoded by the coding sequence ATGCCTGAAGCCAAACCGGTCGGCGCTGCCGACAATCAGCGACGCGCAAATGCTCGACGCTGTATCGCGTGGGGCGTGGGATTATTGATCGCATCGGACAGCGGAGCGGTGGAATATACCTTCCAGGCAGATGCCAACGTGGGACAGGAATACAACACCAACCTTTTTCTCACACCCGGCCCGCATACCGATGTCTGGGGCACGAGGCTCGGCTTGAACACACGATTTTCAGCCGCGGAGGAGACCTGGAAACTCGATGGGAATATCCGCCTCGACAACTATTTTTACAATCAAAAGGGCTTGGATAGCCTCAATCAGTTCGTCTCTTTGACAGGCAGTTACTTCGTCACGGAACGCAGCCAATTCGCTCTTCGAGGCGATTACATTCGAGATTCCACCCGTGCATCCTTCGTCGAAACCGACGATCTGATATTCGAGCAGGTTAGGCGAAATCGGCAGACGCTTAATCCATCGTGGACCTACGACTTGAGCGAAAGAACCCGTCTCAGCCTGAACTATCAATTCCAAAATACCGATTATCGAAACAAAGCGAATACCTTTTTTCCCGATTATCAAAGCCATTCCGGGTCGGTAGTTTTGATTCACGATTACAGCGAGCGGCTGACGATGAACGGCTCGGTCTCCTACACCCGCTATTCGGCGGTCGGGAGCACGATTTTCATTCCGGGACATTTGGATTTTGGACCGTTCCGCATTCCCGGAAACTACGAAAATCGCGCCGACGAAATCGAGATTGATTACGCCACGGCCATTGCCGGATTTTCCTATGCCATTGACGAAACCTTCGATGTCAGCTTCGCCACCGGGGCCCAATACAACAAGACCGAGGCCGTTTTCCAAACCATTTTCAGGGATAGCCGTGGCGAGCCAATACTCGATAATTTCGATCATGTCGACAGCAGCTTCGTGACCTATGTGATCGATCTGAACGCAACTAAGCGCTTCGACGCAGACGAACTGAATCTTCACTATGCGCACACGGTCAGCCCTAGCCTATACGGCAACTTGGTCGAAGCCGATACGGTCACGTTCACGGGAAAACACAAGTTCAAGCCCACCGTGAGCGGCTTGGCTCAATTTTCTTATGTGGACCGCAAGACGGCCGATCAGCGCAACATTACACTCAATCGCCAGCTTTTCCGCGCCCGCGGCGAGCTAAGCTGGAATTGGACCGAAAACTGGTCTTTTTCCATGTCATATCAGTATGGACGACAAGAGATCGATATCGTCTCGGATATCCCTGAATCTCATGCCGCTTATCTGACCATCCGTTATCAGTGGGATAAGCAAAAGTACTGA
- a CDS encoding polysaccharide biosynthesis/export family protein, with product MKKGFLVLALTARFTCPAFGASTPDVPADSSVPVVPSDYVVDAGDVLEISVWKEDGLTKQALVRPDGGITFPLIGDLQVGGQTIHQIRSEITRKLGEYFAEPEVSVSLVNLNHKIYVIGRVNKPGEFVTPNRVSVMQALSMAGGLTPFADDDAIKIIRRIGGKEVALPFDYDAVASGKSLEQNILLQRGDVVVVP from the coding sequence ATGAAAAAGGGATTTTTAGTTCTTGCGCTCACCGCTCGCTTTACTTGCCCGGCGTTCGGCGCGTCGACGCCTGATGTCCCCGCCGATTCATCCGTGCCCGTTGTTCCTTCCGATTATGTTGTCGATGCCGGGGATGTCCTCGAGATCTCTGTCTGGAAAGAAGATGGACTGACGAAACAAGCCCTGGTGCGACCGGATGGGGGAATTACCTTTCCGCTAATCGGCGATCTACAAGTTGGCGGTCAGACCATCCATCAAATTAGATCCGAAATCACCCGAAAGCTCGGCGAATACTTCGCCGAACCGGAGGTCAGCGTCTCTTTGGTCAATTTGAACCACAAGATCTATGTGATCGGCAGGGTCAACAAACCCGGCGAATTCGTCACGCCAAATCGGGTTTCGGTCATGCAAGCCCTGTCTATGGCGGGCGGCTTAACGCCTTTCGCCGATGATGACGCGATCAAGATCATACGCCGAATAGGCGGAAAGGAAGTGGCACTGCCCTTCGACTATGACGCAGTCGCAAGCGGTAAGTCCTTGGAGCAAAACATTCTTTTGCAGAGAGGAGATGTCGTCGTGGTCCCGTGA
- a CDS encoding tetratricopeptide repeat protein: MDIRDDAMLIRVFAFLGFSLAVTVFLTGCGGAEERKAEYLERGRKYFEERNFEKAKVEFKNVLQIDPKMAKPYFYLGQIAEAQKDWREALGFYQKAGELDPNDLEVRVRMAKLYLLGKQIDKADALVNAVLGVKPGDIDARLVKAGLSSLKGDIAAAIEELGRITAEQPSRAEAFLILAMLHTQQNRLDEAEVVLEQGLAANPDDAEMQLGLARLAVQMKKLEKAEAIYKGMVSADPANLWHRKRLAEFYVQQERRDDAERVYREAIEASPGDSRRYILLAEFLAKSGKSDEAVAELSNAIGIYPNATDLRFAMAKLREQRREIDRAAQIYREIVASNKYAPDALKAKIRLAVLALAEGHLSRASALADEVLEANPGDRQGLMLRGRIALVRKDSQKAVAAFRSLLREQPDSWEILHLLAVAHKLDGKPALAQESLERAVAANPDEFKAYKNLVDYLTEQKNHSLALEKLDEFLKRHPEHREKLEALVLKSEVLAAAGNSREQEAVLKQIKAELPENPSGSFLLGRFYRSQKKYDLALAEYEESLSKSRDDYEILKAILGVYVERGEAEKGVERITRVLSADPKHAGAYQLLGSYYLGEKQEIEAVRFLNLAIQSNPRWLLPYANLGAYYEQTGRRDLALKTYRRALAALPGEPSVLMNLARVYELSKDYENAIEQYETLLNSSPGNLLARNNLASLLSLDHSKQDLERALELARDFDQTEEPVLWDTLAWIYYRKGEYEKALPLQLKVVEKSPGVPIYHYHLGMIYLKKGERAVAAEHLQKAVDSGKDFAGLEEARSALTLVTEGG, translated from the coding sequence TTGGACATTAGGGACGATGCCATGCTGATCAGGGTTTTCGCTTTCTTAGGTTTCTCGCTCGCTGTGACTGTGTTCTTGACGGGCTGCGGCGGTGCCGAGGAACGCAAGGCCGAGTATCTGGAACGAGGAAGAAAATATTTCGAAGAGCGGAATTTCGAAAAGGCCAAGGTCGAGTTCAAGAACGTCTTGCAGATCGATCCCAAGATGGCCAAGCCTTACTTCTATCTCGGGCAAATCGCGGAGGCGCAGAAAGACTGGCGGGAAGCCCTTGGCTTTTACCAAAAGGCCGGCGAGCTCGATCCGAACGACCTAGAGGTCAGGGTCAGAATGGCGAAGCTGTACCTGCTGGGCAAGCAGATCGATAAGGCCGATGCCCTAGTAAACGCGGTGCTCGGTGTCAAACCCGGGGATATCGATGCAAGACTGGTAAAGGCGGGTTTATCGAGTCTTAAAGGCGATATAGCCGCGGCTATCGAAGAGCTCGGCCGCATCACGGCGGAACAGCCGTCCCGCGCCGAGGCGTTTCTCATTCTAGCGATGCTCCACACGCAACAAAACCGGCTCGATGAAGCCGAGGTCGTCTTGGAGCAAGGGCTGGCTGCCAATCCGGACGACGCCGAAATGCAACTCGGCCTTGCCAGGCTCGCGGTTCAGATGAAAAAGCTCGAAAAGGCCGAGGCGATTTACAAAGGAATGGTATCCGCCGACCCAGCTAACCTATGGCACCGTAAACGTTTGGCGGAGTTTTATGTGCAACAGGAACGCCGGGACGATGCGGAGCGCGTTTATCGCGAGGCCATCGAGGCCAGCCCGGGCGACAGCCGGCGTTACATCCTGCTTGCAGAATTCTTGGCAAAATCCGGGAAATCCGACGAAGCGGTCGCGGAGCTGTCCAACGCGATTGGGATTTATCCAAATGCGACGGATTTGCGCTTCGCCATGGCAAAGCTTCGCGAGCAGCGCAGGGAAATCGATCGCGCGGCGCAAATCTATCGAGAGATCGTTGCGTCGAATAAATACGCTCCTGATGCTTTGAAGGCGAAAATCCGTTTGGCCGTGCTGGCACTGGCGGAAGGGCACTTGAGCAGGGCTAGTGCATTGGCTGATGAGGTCCTCGAAGCGAATCCGGGGGATCGCCAAGGGCTCATGCTGCGCGGGCGCATAGCTCTAGTTCGTAAAGACAGTCAGAAAGCGGTCGCGGCATTCCGATCTTTGCTCAGAGAGCAGCCGGATTCCTGGGAAATACTCCATCTGTTGGCCGTTGCCCATAAGCTGGATGGCAAGCCGGCTCTCGCCCAGGAAAGTCTCGAGCGGGCGGTGGCGGCGAATCCCGATGAATTCAAGGCATACAAGAATCTGGTCGATTATTTGACGGAGCAAAAGAATCACTCGTTAGCGCTCGAAAAACTCGACGAATTCCTGAAGCGGCACCCGGAGCACCGGGAGAAGCTGGAAGCGCTGGTGCTTAAATCGGAAGTCTTGGCAGCAGCCGGAAATTCTCGCGAACAGGAAGCCGTTCTCAAACAAATTAAGGCCGAATTGCCCGAAAATCCTTCCGGTAGCTTTCTGTTGGGCCGGTTTTATCGAAGCCAGAAAAAATATGATCTGGCCTTAGCCGAGTATGAGGAGTCGCTCTCAAAATCGAGGGACGATTATGAAATCCTGAAGGCTATTCTCGGCGTTTATGTCGAGCGGGGCGAGGCTGAAAAGGGCGTGGAACGAATTACACGAGTGTTGAGCGCCGATCCGAAACACGCTGGGGCCTACCAGTTACTCGGTTCTTACTATCTGGGCGAAAAGCAAGAAATCGAGGCCGTCAGGTTTCTAAACCTGGCGATTCAGTCCAATCCGCGCTGGCTGCTTCCCTATGCGAACCTCGGGGCTTATTACGAGCAAACGGGCCGGCGGGACTTGGCGCTCAAAACCTACCGTCGGGCGCTGGCCGCGCTACCGGGAGAACCCAGCGTGTTAATGAATCTGGCGCGGGTTTATGAATTATCCAAGGATTACGAAAACGCCATCGAACAATACGAAACCTTGCTTAACTCAAGTCCCGGCAACCTGCTGGCGCGCAATAATCTTGCCAGTTTGTTGAGCCTCGATCACTCGAAACAGGATCTCGAACGGGCGCTCGAACTCGCGAGGGACTTCGATCAAACCGAGGAGCCGGTACTATGGGATACCCTGGCTTGGATTTATTACCGAAAGGGCGAGTACGAAAAGGCTTTACCTTTACAACTAAAGGTAGTCGAGAAGTCTCCGGGCGTACCGATTTACCATTATCACCTGGGTATGATTTACCTCAAGAAAGGCGAGCGGGCGGTAGCCGCGGAGCACCTTCAAAAAGCGGTGGACTCGGGCAAGGATTTCGCCGGACTGGAAGAGGCGAGAAGCGCCTTGACTTTGGTGACGGAAGGTGGTTGA
- the mscL gene encoding large-conductance mechanosensitive channel protein MscL produces the protein MFKEFKEFAMRGNVIDMAVGIIMGAAFGAIVKSLVDDVLMPPIGMLLGNVDFSDLYIVLKDGAAAGPYASLAEARKAGAVTINYGVFLNSVVSFLIVAFSVFLLVRSINKLKREAPSAAPATKECPYCLSTVALKATRCPQCTSELKL, from the coding sequence ATGTTTAAAGAATTCAAAGAATTTGCCATGCGGGGCAACGTCATCGACATGGCGGTGGGCATCATTATGGGGGCAGCGTTCGGTGCTATTGTGAAATCATTGGTGGACGACGTACTCATGCCGCCCATCGGTATGTTGTTGGGAAACGTCGATTTTTCGGATCTTTACATCGTGCTCAAGGATGGTGCTGCGGCAGGTCCTTATGCTTCTTTGGCGGAGGCCAGGAAGGCGGGGGCTGTTACTATCAATTATGGGGTTTTCCTCAATTCGGTAGTCAGCTTCCTGATCGTGGCTTTCTCGGTTTTCTTGCTGGTCCGAAGCATCAACAAATTGAAGCGTGAAGCGCCGTCTGCGGCGCCGGCTACAAAAGAGTGTCCTTATTGCTTGTCGACCGTCGCACTGAAGGCGACTCGCTGCCCTCAATGCACATCCGAGCTTAAGTTATAG
- a CDS encoding cation diffusion facilitator family transporter yields MGGHTHVHVDAIGGHAKFRLGLSAALTIAFVIFEVVAGLIANSLALLTDAAHNLTDVLALVLSWYALHLAEQPSHAGKTFGYHRVGILVALINSTTLTVISAGIFYEAYERFVSPPSVAADIVIAVGAAAFVVNVITAWLVSHGAEHDLNIRSAFIHLLGDVFSTAGAVVAGIGIWFTGFYWLDPLASVLIGLLILWNAWMILRETVDILLESTPRDIEMSAMVRDVLQIEGVRGVHDLHVWSISKSFRFLTAHIVIDDVLISQAALLQHEIKEMIRDKYGIGHCTLQLECEGCDPDSLYCDISNHYGHRHRHSKHRHADK; encoded by the coding sequence GTGGGCGGACACACGCATGTTCATGTCGATGCGATCGGAGGGCACGCAAAATTCCGATTGGGACTCTCGGCCGCTCTGACGATTGCCTTCGTTATCTTCGAAGTCGTGGCCGGGCTGATCGCGAACAGTCTGGCCCTATTGACCGATGCCGCACACAACCTGACGGATGTGCTGGCGTTGGTGCTTTCCTGGTATGCACTTCATCTGGCCGAGCAACCGTCCCATGCCGGCAAAACCTTCGGCTACCATCGTGTCGGCATTCTTGTCGCCCTTATAAATTCCACAACGCTGACGGTAATCTCAGCCGGAATCTTCTACGAAGCCTATGAACGCTTCGTTTCCCCGCCGTCCGTCGCCGCGGATATCGTGATCGCCGTCGGTGCGGCTGCGTTCGTGGTCAATGTCATAACGGCCTGGCTGGTTAGCCACGGCGCAGAACATGATCTGAACATCAGGAGCGCCTTCATTCATTTGTTGGGCGACGTGTTTTCGACCGCCGGAGCCGTCGTCGCCGGCATCGGAATCTGGTTTACCGGCTTCTATTGGCTGGATCCCTTGGCAAGCGTTCTGATTGGGCTGCTTATCCTATGGAACGCTTGGATGATTCTTAGGGAAACCGTCGACATCTTGCTGGAGAGCACGCCTCGAGACATCGAGATGAGCGCGATGGTTCGGGACGTTCTTCAAATCGAAGGCGTAAGAGGTGTCCACGATCTTCATGTTTGGAGTATTTCGAAAAGCTTTCGCTTTCTTACCGCCCATATCGTGATCGACGACGTGCTGATCAGCCAAGCTGCTTTGTTACAGCATGAAATCAAGGAGATGATCAGAGATAAGTACGGTATAGGTCATTGCACCCTGCAATTGGAATGCGAGGGTTGCGACCCGGATTCCCTCTATTGCGACATCAGTAATCATTACGGTCATCGCCATCGCCACAGCAAGCATCGGCATGCCGACAAATGA
- a CDS encoding DUF2956 domain-containing protein: MKESIQEEALKVARSIQKPGQTKEQTKLIAQGIAKGIELYKKQQSAKARERDKARKKALRLKQAEMSAQAPGKEDMVFASEATDWGVRGTLILGGAIFAAIACIFAASSFAGWPVSFGPFTLADWASLTTALASAGLSGWFFYKAFKSRF; encoded by the coding sequence ATGAAGGAAAGCATCCAGGAAGAAGCGCTCAAGGTGGCGAGGAGCATCCAAAAGCCGGGACAAACCAAGGAACAGACCAAGCTGATAGCGCAGGGAATCGCCAAGGGGATCGAGCTTTACAAGAAGCAACAAAGCGCCAAAGCCAGGGAGCGAGACAAAGCGCGCAAAAAGGCGCTCAGGCTCAAGCAGGCCGAGATGTCTGCTCAAGCTCCAGGCAAGGAAGACATGGTTTTCGCTTCGGAGGCGACCGACTGGGGCGTCCGCGGAACGCTGATCCTCGGCGGAGCCATTTTCGCCGCTATCGCTTGCATCTTCGCCGCGTCGTCGTTCGCCGGATGGCCGGTGAGCTTCGGTCCGTTCACCCTCGCTGATTGGGCATCCCTGACAACCGCTTTGGCGTCCGCGGGACTTTCCGGCTGGTTTTTCTATAAAGCCTTCAAAAGCCGATTCTGA
- a CDS encoding RNA ligase: MTTKSAINAERIQRAMRLGKAAETESGGLRYVRFVHDFEDITRGTVVLHDQAVYGYPPIGRLLALQTGLAKQLSGPFWLEEKVDGFNIRVVRAQSGTIALTRGGYVCPFTTDRLQDLLDMSIFDDQPDLVLCAEVAGPDNPYVESAPPFVAEDVKLFVFDMMRQNSPRFLPQNEKMALIRRYALPSVEIFGRFEVGDVAPISAILKRLDEEGREGVVCKEDSPRQRRTKHVTGSANLSDIRASVYSLLDLPPEYFTSRMLRLALFVEEQELADSESLNQRAGAAFLDGLTGAIRQYRREGRVAHRFRCRFRDPENARRLIRYLKQAAGHVQIVPRELEPDGDYWRLEFDRIYPSLNGLLSDWLAGEVVFD; this comes from the coding sequence GTGACCACGAAAAGCGCAATTAATGCGGAACGGATTCAACGAGCGATGCGATTGGGCAAGGCAGCCGAAACCGAGAGCGGAGGTTTGCGCTATGTCCGCTTCGTTCACGATTTCGAGGATATCACGCGCGGGACTGTCGTCCTTCATGACCAAGCCGTATACGGCTATCCGCCCATCGGACGGTTGCTCGCGCTGCAAACCGGCCTTGCGAAACAGCTTTCGGGTCCTTTTTGGCTGGAGGAGAAAGTCGACGGCTTCAACATTCGTGTGGTCCGAGCCCAAAGCGGCACTATTGCTCTAACGCGCGGCGGTTATGTCTGCCCGTTCACCACGGATCGCTTACAGGATCTACTAGACATGTCGATTTTCGACGATCAGCCCGATTTGGTGCTGTGCGCCGAGGTCGCGGGACCGGACAATCCCTATGTCGAGAGTGCGCCGCCCTTTGTTGCGGAAGACGTGAAGCTGTTCGTGTTCGACATGATGCGACAGAATTCCCCTCGCTTCCTGCCTCAAAATGAGAAAATGGCGCTGATCCGCCGTTATGCCTTGCCGTCCGTCGAGATCTTCGGGCGCTTCGAAGTCGGCGATGTCGCGCCGATTTCTGCGATTCTGAAACGGCTCGACGAAGAAGGCCGGGAAGGCGTCGTGTGCAAGGAGGATTCGCCGCGCCAGCGGCGCACCAAACATGTCACCGGTAGCGCCAATCTTTCGGATATTCGTGCCAGCGTCTACAGCCTACTGGATTTGCCGCCGGAGTATTTCACCAGCCGGATGTTGAGATTGGCTTTATTTGTCGAGGAGCAGGAGCTTGCGGATTCGGAGAGCCTGAACCAGCGTGCCGGTGCGGCATTTCTAGACGGATTGACAGGTGCCATTCGCCAGTACCGTCGGGAAGGGAGGGTTGCGCATCGTTTCCGCTGCCGGTTCCGCGATCCGGAAAATGCCCGCCGATTGATCCGATATCTGAAGCAGGCGGCGGGTCACGTTCAAATCGTCCCGCGGGAGCTGGAACCGGACGGCGACTACTGGCGGCTGGAGTTCGATCGGATCTATCCGTCGCTGAACGGACTACTGAGCGATTGGCTGGCCGGGGAGGTGGTGTTCGATTAG
- a CDS encoding RNA ligase partner protein, translating into MTERFVLDTSVFTNPDIYAQFGTDSPNAILGFLELVRQTSVQCFMPRSVYDELRLMKNLGKLPPEFEASVRIRSPRKFTLQIPAQIVYELIEEVRKRIDRGQHIAEEYAKAARETGEIQDPGRVINRLRERYREALRQGIIDSREDMDVLLLAYELDGVLISADEGLRKWADKVGVKILMPENLRSVLETLIEHHLPGQPIAQ; encoded by the coding sequence ATGACTGAGCGCTTCGTCCTCGATACCAGCGTTTTCACCAATCCAGATATCTACGCCCAATTCGGAACCGATTCTCCGAACGCCATCCTCGGTTTTCTTGAGTTAGTCCGGCAAACGTCGGTCCAGTGTTTCATGCCGCGATCGGTGTACGACGAACTCCGTCTCATGAAAAACCTGGGCAAGCTGCCGCCGGAATTCGAGGCCAGTGTACGCATCCGCTCGCCGCGCAAGTTCACCCTGCAGATTCCGGCTCAAATCGTGTACGAACTCATCGAAGAAGTGCGCAAGCGCATCGACCGCGGCCAGCACATCGCCGAGGAATATGCCAAGGCGGCACGGGAAACTGGCGAGATCCAGGATCCGGGACGAGTCATCAACCGGCTCAGGGAGCGTTACCGGGAAGCATTGCGGCAGGGTATCATCGACAGCCGGGAGGACATGGACGTGTTGCTTCTGGCATACGAATTGGACGGCGTCCTGATCTCGGCGGACGAGGGTCTTCGCAAATGGGCAGACAAAGTCGGCGTGAAAATCCTGATGCCGGAAAATCTCCGCAGCGTTCTGGAAACGCTAATCGAACACCACCTCCCCGGCCAGCCAATCGCTCAGTAG